From Hymenobacter sedentarius, a single genomic window includes:
- a CDS encoding OmpA family protein, producing the protein MRKLLFVCVAAGASALLSGCATTGSMSKGDKQFARGQYELAIPLYKADVAKGKNAALANFRIGEAYRISNRVEQAEPFYKAALDGGVKNADAGFRYAEALRANGKYDEAAAQFTTYAANGGNRNLAARAETEAKNAAASKAVAAIKNKYDVTPVDALNSAASDFGGTLLASTGDFVFTSGRDGKKYLGNGETFDDLYAIKFDNAAALSGGTARKLEGPFNSVNKHEASATYTPDGKTMVFARSNDGSKKGYLSVDLWISYNKGGVWSEPVLANINDRTADDFSPAFAPDGTTLYFASSRKGGQGGNDLYKATLGPNGRFSSAENLGETINTAGNENFPGVAPDGTLYFASDGRPGVGKLDIFMVKNGQAVNLGADVNSIGDDFAPVPTGADVGLFSSNRAGGKGSDDEYMFKKKPLKLVTFYADGTVLEHDDKAKTTLPIPGAQVSIIGANGQRQTVTSGPDGKFSVKLDSVSVYTLVAERPGDFAARAGLSTVGRKPSQDQLPNLTNDIRLPVTLTLNKIILAKAIEVKDILYDYNKYDIRPDAAIRLDTLVQTLVDNPKISIELSSHTDQRGKDAYNMKLSQQRAQAAVDYIVSKGIDKSRITAKGYGESRPIIVAPKSEADYQRNRRTEFKVTRVAK; encoded by the coding sequence ATGAGGAAGCTATTATTCGTTTGTGTTGCGGCTGGCGCTTCCGCGCTCCTTAGCGGCTGTGCCACCACGGGCAGCATGAGCAAGGGCGACAAGCAGTTCGCACGCGGCCAATACGAGCTGGCGATTCCCCTCTACAAAGCCGATGTGGCCAAGGGCAAGAACGCGGCCCTTGCCAACTTCCGCATTGGCGAAGCCTACCGCATCTCCAACCGGGTGGAGCAGGCCGAGCCCTTCTACAAGGCCGCCCTGGACGGTGGGGTGAAAAACGCCGACGCTGGCTTCCGCTACGCCGAGGCGCTGCGGGCCAACGGCAAGTACGACGAAGCCGCCGCGCAGTTTACCACTTACGCCGCCAACGGCGGCAACCGCAACCTGGCGGCCCGCGCCGAAACCGAAGCTAAGAACGCCGCCGCCAGCAAGGCCGTGGCCGCTATCAAGAACAAGTACGACGTGACGCCGGTGGACGCCCTGAACTCGGCCGCGTCCGACTTTGGCGGCACGCTGCTGGCCAGCACCGGCGACTTCGTGTTTACCTCCGGCCGCGACGGCAAGAAGTACCTCGGCAACGGCGAAACCTTCGACGACCTCTACGCCATCAAGTTTGACAACGCGGCGGCCTTGAGCGGCGGCACGGCCCGCAAGCTCGAAGGCCCCTTCAACTCCGTAAACAAGCACGAGGCCAGCGCGACCTACACCCCCGACGGCAAGACGATGGTGTTTGCCCGGTCGAATGACGGCAGCAAAAAAGGCTACCTGAGCGTGGACCTCTGGATTTCCTACAACAAGGGCGGGGTGTGGAGCGAGCCGGTGCTCGCCAACATCAACGACCGCACCGCCGATGACTTCTCGCCGGCTTTCGCGCCGGACGGCACCACGCTGTACTTCGCATCGAGCCGCAAGGGCGGGCAGGGCGGCAACGACCTGTACAAGGCCACGCTGGGCCCGAACGGCCGCTTCTCGTCGGCCGAGAACCTGGGCGAAACCATTAATACCGCCGGCAACGAAAACTTCCCCGGCGTAGCCCCCGATGGCACCCTGTATTTCGCTTCGGACGGGCGCCCCGGCGTGGGCAAGCTCGACATCTTCATGGTGAAAAACGGCCAGGCGGTGAACCTGGGGGCCGATGTGAACAGCATTGGCGACGACTTTGCCCCGGTGCCGACGGGCGCCGACGTGGGCCTGTTTAGCTCGAACCGCGCCGGGGGCAAAGGCTCCGACGACGAGTACATGTTCAAGAAGAAGCCGCTCAAGCTGGTGACCTTCTACGCCGACGGCACCGTGCTCGAGCACGACGACAAAGCCAAAACCACCCTGCCAATACCCGGCGCCCAGGTGTCCATCATCGGGGCCAACGGCCAGCGCCAGACGGTGACGAGCGGCCCCGATGGCAAGTTTAGCGTGAAGCTGGACTCGGTCTCGGTATATACACTGGTGGCCGAGCGGCCCGGCGACTTCGCCGCCCGCGCGGGCCTGAGCACCGTGGGCCGCAAGCCCAGCCAGGACCAGCTGCCCAACCTGACCAACGACATTCGGCTGCCGGTGACCCTGACGCTGAATAAAATCATTTTGGCCAAGGCCATCGAGGTCAAAGACATTCTCTACGACTACAACAAGTACGACATCCGCCCCGATGCCGCCATTCGCCTCGATACGCTGGTGCAGACGCTGGTTGACAACCCCAAAATCTCCATTGAGCTGAGCTCGCACACCGACCAACGCGGCAAGGACGCCTACAACATGAAGCTCTCGCAGCAGCGTGCCCAGGCAGCGGTGGACTACATCGTGAGCAAGGGCATCGACAAGTCGCGCATCACGGCCAAGGGCTACGGCGAGTCGCGCCCCATCATCGTGGCGCCCAAATCGGAAGCCGACTACCAGCGCAACCGCCGCACCGAGTTCAAGGTGACCCGCGTAGCGAAGTAG
- a CDS encoding DUF4476 domain-containing protein: MKKALLFALAGLLAAVAPALAYPPAPANVNFASERGVPFGLVLDGRPLTRGMARQVHVEQLGPGLHWADFTVPTAYGGAVRFRSRVWLEPGLETTFVLITRSGRPLDLRQVNAVPLYGPGRGYYNDGCNGGRYNSPAPYGQGGNSYPNNGYPYNGGNQSNGSYPNNGSNQNNGYGNTPGGYDNSPNPNDGGYYPNSAANNYRTMAPQEVDALVQAVQRPFEASKLSMAKDALAQSSIQTDDLKRLLRSMQFESARVELAKFAYAHVVDPQNFSRVYDAFDFDASVREVQQAVGAAPQR, from the coding sequence ATGAAAAAGGCTTTACTATTTGCCCTGGCTGGACTGCTCGCCGCCGTGGCTCCCGCCCTGGCGTACCCGCCCGCCCCGGCCAATGTTAACTTCGCGTCGGAGCGCGGGGTGCCGTTTGGCCTGGTGCTCGACGGGCGCCCCCTCACCCGGGGCATGGCCCGGCAGGTGCACGTCGAGCAGCTGGGCCCCGGCCTGCACTGGGCCGATTTCACCGTACCCACGGCCTACGGCGGCGCGGTGCGCTTCCGCAGCCGCGTGTGGCTGGAGCCCGGCCTCGAAACGACGTTTGTGCTGATTACACGCTCCGGGCGCCCGCTCGATTTGCGCCAGGTGAACGCCGTGCCTTTGTATGGCCCGGGCCGTGGCTACTACAACGACGGCTGCAATGGCGGCCGCTACAACAGCCCGGCGCCGTATGGCCAGGGCGGCAACAGCTACCCCAACAACGGCTACCCCTACAATGGCGGCAACCAAAGCAATGGCAGCTACCCCAATAATGGCAGCAATCAAAACAACGGCTACGGCAATACTCCCGGCGGCTACGACAACTCGCCCAACCCCAACGACGGGGGCTACTACCCAAACTCGGCCGCGAATAACTACCGCACCATGGCCCCGCAGGAAGTGGATGCACTGGTGCAAGCCGTGCAGCGTCCCTTCGAAGCCAGCAAGCTGAGCATGGCCAAGGATGCCTTGGCCCAGAGCAGCATCCAAACCGATGACCTGAAGCGCCTCCTGCGCAGCATGCAGTTCGAATCGGCCAGAGTTGAACTGGCCAAGTTTGCCTACGCCCACGTAGTCGACCCGCAAAACTTTTCCCGCGTGTACGATGCCTTTGACTTCGATGCCAGCGTGCGCGAGGTGCAGCAGGCCGTGGGGGCAGCGCCCCAGCGCTAA
- a CDS encoding DUF4293 family protein: protein MIQRIQSVFLLLLALAMLSVLALPLWHKVDGLTHQELTLTAFGFTAKGLQLPGTIGPVWVIGLLAAASAAVAFYEIFQFRSRGKQLLLGSINLLLITGTLGAFFYFSNKGEQLLNLKLQGQFLAGFYLPTLALLLNLLANRFIRRDEQLVRSADRLR from the coding sequence ATGATACAAAGAATCCAAAGCGTGTTTTTACTGTTGCTGGCCCTGGCCATGCTCAGCGTGTTAGCCCTGCCGCTCTGGCACAAGGTCGACGGCCTCACCCACCAGGAACTCACCCTCACCGCGTTTGGCTTTACTGCCAAAGGCCTGCAACTGCCGGGCACCATTGGGCCCGTTTGGGTAATTGGGCTGCTGGCGGCCGCGTCGGCCGCGGTGGCTTTTTACGAAATTTTTCAATTTCGCAGCCGCGGCAAGCAGTTGCTGCTCGGCTCCATCAACTTGCTGCTCATTACCGGTACGCTTGGCGCGTTCTTCTACTTTTCCAACAAGGGCGAGCAACTGCTCAACCTGAAGCTGCAAGGGCAATTCCTGGCCGGTTTCTACCTGCCCACCCTGGCCCTGCTGCTCAACCTGCTGGCCAACCGCTTCATCCGCCGCGACGAGCAACTGGTGCGTAGCGCTGACCGCCTGCGTTAG
- a CDS encoding thiolase family protein: MPTAYVVDAVRTPIGKFGGALSSVRPDDLAAHVLRELLRRNPSLDKSAVEDVIIGAANQAGEDNRNVARMAALLAGLPITVPGNTVNRLCASGLQSIMDAARAIKAGEGDVYLAGGTESMTRAPFVMAKSESAFGRELTAHDTTLGWRFVNPRLSKLHYPFSMGQTAENVAKQFGVTREEQDAFAFESQRKYARALEKGRFRKEIVPVFIPQPKGDTALFDTDEQPRFSSLEKLATLKPAFQPDGGTVTAGNSAGINDGAAAVLLVNEDALARYNLKPIARVVASAVAGVDPSVMGLGPIPATRKVLERAGLTLADIDLIELNEAFAAQSIACIRELGLDPAKVNVNGGSIAIGHPLGSSGARITATLLHEMQRREGARYGLAVMCVGVGQGAAVIYEKL; the protein is encoded by the coding sequence ATGCCAACTGCTTATGTCGTGGACGCGGTGCGTACCCCGATTGGAAAATTTGGCGGCGCGCTCAGCAGCGTCCGCCCCGATGATTTGGCCGCGCACGTACTCCGCGAGCTCCTGCGCCGCAATCCCTCCCTTGATAAGAGTGCTGTAGAAGACGTCATTATTGGCGCTGCCAACCAGGCCGGAGAAGACAACCGCAACGTGGCCCGCATGGCCGCGCTGCTGGCCGGCCTGCCCATCACGGTGCCCGGCAACACCGTGAACCGCTTGTGCGCCTCGGGCCTGCAAAGCATCATGGACGCCGCCCGCGCCATCAAAGCCGGCGAGGGCGACGTGTACCTGGCTGGCGGCACCGAAAGCATGACCCGCGCGCCGTTTGTAATGGCCAAGTCGGAGTCGGCCTTCGGCCGCGAGCTGACGGCCCACGACACCACCCTGGGCTGGCGCTTCGTGAACCCGCGCCTGAGCAAGCTGCACTACCCCTTCTCGATGGGCCAGACGGCCGAGAACGTGGCCAAGCAGTTCGGCGTCACCCGCGAAGAGCAGGATGCTTTCGCTTTCGAAAGCCAGCGCAAATACGCCCGGGCCCTGGAGAAAGGCCGTTTCCGCAAGGAAATTGTGCCGGTGTTCATTCCGCAGCCCAAGGGCGACACGGCTTTGTTTGACACCGACGAGCAGCCCCGCTTTTCGTCTCTTGAGAAACTGGCGACGCTCAAGCCCGCGTTCCAGCCCGATGGCGGGACCGTCACGGCCGGCAACTCGGCCGGCATCAACGACGGCGCGGCCGCCGTGCTGCTGGTGAACGAGGACGCCCTGGCGCGCTACAACCTCAAGCCCATTGCGCGGGTGGTGGCCTCGGCCGTGGCCGGCGTCGACCCGTCGGTGATGGGCCTGGGTCCAATTCCAGCCACCCGCAAGGTGCTGGAACGTGCCGGCCTGACCCTGGCCGACATCGACCTGATTGAGCTAAACGAGGCCTTCGCCGCCCAGAGCATCGCCTGCATCCGCGAGCTGGGCCTGGACCCGGCCAAGGTGAATGTGAACGGTGGCTCCATTGCCATCGGCCACCCGCTGGGCAGTTCGGGCGCCCGCATCACGGCCACGCTGCTGCACGAGATGCAGCGCCGCGAAGGCGCACGCTACGGCCTGGCCGTGATGTGCGTGGGCGTGGGCCAGGGCGCCGCCGTGATTTACGAGAAGCTCTAA
- the truA gene encoding tRNA pseudouridine(38-40) synthase TruA, translating into MRYFLHFAYDGTRYHGWQVQPNTLTVQAEVDRCLSQVLRQPIHSLGSGRTDTGVHASHQVAHFDADLPAGMTLELLLYRLRRSLPTDIAPLRLHPVADDAHARFSAEERSYEYFVLTPHPDPFRRDHALHLDRTPDIAAMNEAAAYLVGQFDFTSFSKVKGGVDHYVCYLYEAGWHPAPGGLVFRIRANRFVRGMVRLVVGTLLEVGRGKMTPRQFQELLWSQRRVDAGGAAPARGLFLSKVEYGPGVVPEAEG; encoded by the coding sequence GTGCGCTACTTTCTTCACTTCGCCTACGACGGCACGCGGTACCACGGCTGGCAGGTGCAGCCCAACACCCTCACCGTGCAGGCCGAGGTAGACCGCTGCCTCTCGCAGGTGCTGCGCCAGCCCATCCACAGCCTGGGCAGCGGGCGCACCGATACCGGCGTGCACGCCAGCCACCAGGTGGCTCACTTCGACGCCGACTTGCCCGCGGGCATGACGCTGGAACTACTGCTCTACCGCCTACGCCGGTCCCTGCCCACCGACATTGCCCCCCTGCGCCTGCACCCCGTGGCCGACGATGCCCACGCCCGGTTCTCGGCCGAGGAGCGCAGCTACGAGTACTTCGTGCTCACGCCCCACCCCGACCCATTCCGGCGCGACCACGCCCTGCACCTGGACCGCACGCCCGACATAGCGGCCATGAACGAGGCCGCGGCTTACCTCGTCGGGCAGTTCGACTTCACCTCGTTCTCGAAAGTGAAAGGCGGCGTAGACCACTACGTGTGCTACCTCTACGAAGCGGGCTGGCACCCTGCGCCGGGTGGGCTGGTGTTCCGCATCCGGGCCAACCGCTTTGTGCGCGGCATGGTGCGGCTGGTGGTGGGCACACTGCTGGAAGTGGGCCGGGGCAAGATGACGCCGCGCCAGTTTCAGGAGCTGCTCTGGTCCCAGCGGCGGGTTGATGCTGGTGGGGCTGCGCCGGCCCGGGGCTTGTTTCTGAGCAAGGTGGAGTACGGCCCGGGCGTGGTGCCGGAAGCAGAAGGCTAG
- a CDS encoding ABC transporter ATP-binding protein, with protein MDPTTATKTGQVFDWAVLRRLLAYVRPYRRVFIGLIFLTVATAVLGTLRPFLIQRMVDVSIEQGDMKSLNAMFMLLLVLLVAHAGVSYLQTYYGGWLGQYIVRDIRTDLYRHLLNLKLSFFDRTPIGVLVTRNISDVETLSDVFSEGLAAMVGDILQLLFIMAFMFYIDWRLTLISLSVIPPLLFSTYVFKEKIKKSFQDVRNAVAKLNSFVQEHLTGMNVVQIFNNEEREFRKFEAINKEHTDANIRSVLYYSIYFPVAEVLGAIGVGLLVWYAAQGQIEGTISKGALIAFIMYNALFFRPIRQIADRFNTLQLGLVSTERLLKLLDNKDLVATSGTYAPAELRGEVEFKHVKFAYNEPEWVLKDISFRVLPGQTIAFVGATGAGKTSIINLLSRFYDIQEGSICIDGRDLREYDLSLLRRQIGVVLQDVFLFAGSIRDNITLGNKTIGDAQIWEAADLVGARRFIERLPGALDYPVMERGATLSVGQRQLISFVRAMVYQPRVIVLDEATSSVDSETEELIQAAIEKLMQGRTSLVIAHRLSTIQKADKIIVLDKGEIKETGTHEELLRIEGGYYAQLYRMQYIVANDSLNEELKMRNEE; from the coding sequence ATGGACCCCACTACTGCTACTAAAACCGGCCAGGTATTCGATTGGGCGGTGCTGCGCCGCTTGCTGGCCTACGTTCGGCCTTATCGCCGCGTCTTTATTGGGCTGATTTTTCTGACCGTGGCCACGGCGGTATTGGGCACACTACGTCCCTTCCTCATCCAGCGCATGGTGGACGTGAGCATCGAGCAGGGCGACATGAAGAGCCTCAACGCCATGTTCATGCTGCTGCTGGTGCTGCTGGTGGCGCACGCCGGCGTGAGCTATTTGCAGACCTACTACGGCGGCTGGCTGGGCCAGTACATCGTACGCGACATCCGCACCGACCTCTACCGCCACCTGCTCAACCTCAAGCTGAGCTTTTTCGACCGCACGCCCATCGGCGTGCTGGTCACGCGCAATATCTCCGACGTCGAGACCCTGTCCGACGTGTTCAGCGAAGGTCTCGCAGCCATGGTGGGCGACATTCTGCAGCTGCTCTTCATCATGGCCTTCATGTTTTACATCGACTGGCGGCTCACGCTCATCAGCCTCTCGGTGATTCCGCCGCTGCTCTTCTCGACCTACGTGTTTAAGGAGAAAATCAAGAAGTCGTTTCAGGACGTGCGCAACGCCGTGGCCAAGCTCAACTCCTTTGTGCAGGAGCACCTTACGGGCATGAATGTAGTGCAGATTTTCAACAACGAGGAGCGGGAATTCCGCAAGTTCGAGGCCATCAACAAGGAGCACACCGACGCCAACATTCGCTCGGTGCTCTACTACAGCATCTACTTTCCGGTAGCCGAGGTGCTGGGCGCCATCGGCGTGGGCCTGCTGGTATGGTACGCGGCCCAGGGCCAGATTGAGGGCACCATTTCCAAGGGCGCGCTCATCGCCTTCATCATGTACAACGCGCTGTTTTTCCGGCCCATCCGCCAGATTGCCGACCGGTTCAACACCCTGCAGCTGGGCCTGGTGAGCACCGAACGCCTCCTCAAGCTGCTCGACAACAAAGACCTGGTGGCCACCTCCGGCACCTACGCCCCAGCCGAGCTGCGCGGCGAGGTGGAGTTCAAGCACGTCAAATTTGCCTACAACGAGCCCGAATGGGTGCTCAAGGACATCAGCTTCCGCGTGCTACCGGGTCAGACCATTGCGTTTGTGGGCGCTACGGGCGCGGGAAAGACCAGCATCATCAACCTGTTGAGCCGTTTTTACGACATCCAGGAAGGCAGCATCTGCATCGACGGCCGCGACCTGCGCGAGTACGACCTGAGCTTGCTGCGCCGCCAAATCGGGGTGGTGCTGCAGGACGTGTTCCTGTTTGCCGGCTCCATCCGCGACAACATCACGCTGGGCAACAAGACCATCGGCGACGCCCAAATCTGGGAAGCGGCCGACCTCGTGGGCGCCCGCCGCTTCATCGAGCGCCTGCCCGGTGCCCTCGACTACCCGGTGATGGAGCGCGGCGCCACGCTTTCGGTGGGCCAGCGCCAGCTCATCAGCTTTGTGCGCGCCATGGTGTACCAGCCCCGCGTCATCGTGCTCGACGAAGCCACCTCGTCCGTCGATTCGGAAACCGAGGAGCTGATTCAGGCCGCCATCGAAAAGCTCATGCAGGGCCGCACGTCCCTCGTTATTGCCCACCGCCTGAGCACCATCCAGAAAGCCGACAAAATCATTGTCCTAGACAAGGGCGAAATCAAGGAAACCGGCACCCACGAGGAGCTCCTGCGCATCGAGGGCGGCTACTATGCCCAGCTCTACCGCATGCAGTACATCGTGGCCAATGATTCGCTTAATGAAGAATTAAAAATGAGGAATGAGGAATGA
- a CDS encoding outer membrane beta-barrel protein, producing MKKFLLLVLLVVSADAVQAQSISAGTISVGGNVGYSRNTSKNSSSQNGNATSQETTTSQFTFSPSVGYFLADNLAVGVSLGYVASRRPYTTYSPAPATVRAELDPATTLRVGPYVQYYKMISDQFGVLGTLGAGFQVAKDHAYSSNSGNATIIDFKGSGYYAELTPGIIFFPVPKFGVSASIGSLAFNRYKYDYPNYPNTTTPAGYESTSSTFGAGFGFDRLMFGGTYYFGR from the coding sequence ATGAAGAAGTTTCTCCTCCTCGTGCTGCTGGTCGTAAGCGCCGACGCTGTACAGGCGCAAAGCATCAGTGCGGGCACCATCTCGGTGGGCGGCAACGTGGGCTACAGCCGGAACACCAGTAAAAACAGCAGCTCGCAGAACGGCAACGCGACTTCGCAGGAAACAACTACCAGCCAGTTTACCTTCTCGCCTTCGGTGGGCTATTTCCTGGCCGATAACCTGGCCGTGGGGGTTAGCCTGGGCTACGTGGCTTCCCGCCGGCCGTACACCACCTACTCGCCGGCGCCGGCTACGGTTCGGGCCGAGCTAGACCCGGCCACTACCCTGCGGGTGGGGCCTTATGTGCAGTACTACAAGATGATAAGCGACCAGTTTGGCGTGTTGGGCACGCTGGGGGCCGGATTCCAGGTGGCGAAGGACCATGCGTATAGCAGCAACAGCGGCAATGCCACGATTATCGATTTCAAAGGTTCGGGCTACTATGCTGAGCTGACGCCCGGCATCATCTTCTTTCCCGTGCCGAAGTTTGGCGTCAGCGCTTCCATTGGCTCGCTGGCCTTCAACCGGTACAAGTACGACTACCCCAATTACCCCAACACCACTACCCCGGCCGGGTACGAAAGCACCTCCAGCACCTTCGGCGCCGGTTTCGGCTTTGACCGCCTCATGTTCGGCGGCACCTACTACTTTGGTCGCTAA
- a CDS encoding zinc-dependent alcohol dehydrogenase, protein MLAMDFRGPKRVRAVQKPMPEILHPEDAIVKVMRTCICGSDLHLYNGNVPDTRVGMTFGHEFIGEIVEIGSEVTNVKIGDRVMVPFNIACGRCIFCKQGMFGNCHESNSEATAVGGFLGYAHTGGGHNGGQAEYARVPYANFGPTVIPAGMDLDDAVLLTDITPTGYQAAEMAGIQPGDTVVVFGAGPVGIMAARCCWLFGAGRVIIIDKEDYRLEFAKNFAKCEAYNFESDMEDPVMFLKKITDWIGPDACIDAVGAEAAGNTMQTITGRKLLLQAGSATALHWAINSVRKGGVISIVGVYGPTDNLVPIGNVLNKGLTIRANQASVKRHLPRLIDHVMNGILKPSELITHRIPLEEVADGYRIFSAKLDNCIKPVLIPPTANS, encoded by the coding sequence ATGCTAGCAATGGATTTCAGAGGCCCGAAAAGGGTCCGCGCTGTTCAAAAGCCCATGCCCGAAATTTTGCATCCCGAAGATGCAATCGTGAAGGTGATGCGCACCTGTATTTGCGGGTCTGACCTGCACCTGTACAACGGCAACGTGCCGGACACCCGCGTGGGCATGACGTTTGGACACGAGTTCATCGGCGAGATTGTGGAAATCGGCTCCGAGGTGACCAATGTAAAAATCGGCGACCGGGTGATGGTGCCGTTCAACATTGCCTGCGGGCGCTGTATTTTCTGTAAGCAGGGCATGTTTGGCAACTGCCACGAATCCAACTCTGAGGCCACGGCCGTGGGCGGCTTCTTAGGGTATGCTCACACGGGGGGCGGCCACAACGGTGGCCAGGCCGAGTACGCGCGGGTGCCCTACGCCAACTTCGGACCCACAGTAATTCCGGCCGGCATGGACCTCGACGATGCCGTGCTGCTCACCGACATCACTCCAACCGGCTACCAGGCCGCCGAAATGGCGGGCATTCAGCCCGGCGATACGGTGGTGGTGTTTGGCGCGGGCCCGGTGGGCATCATGGCGGCACGGTGCTGCTGGCTGTTCGGCGCGGGCCGCGTCATTATTATCGATAAAGAAGACTACCGGCTCGAATTCGCCAAGAACTTCGCCAAGTGCGAAGCCTACAACTTCGAAAGCGACATGGAAGACCCGGTTATGTTCCTCAAAAAGATAACCGACTGGATTGGCCCCGACGCCTGCATCGACGCCGTGGGCGCCGAAGCCGCCGGCAACACCATGCAAACCATTACCGGGCGCAAGCTGCTGCTGCAGGCCGGCTCGGCCACGGCGCTGCACTGGGCCATCAACTCGGTGCGCAAAGGCGGCGTTATCTCCATTGTGGGCGTATACGGCCCCACCGACAACCTCGTCCCCATTGGCAACGTGCTCAACAAGGGCCTCACCATTCGGGCCAACCAGGCCTCGGTGAAGCGCCACCTGCCCCGCCTGATTGACCACGTCATGAACGGAATCCTCAAACCAAGCGAGCTGATAACGCACCGCATCCCCCTCGAGGAAGTGGCCGACGGCTACCGCATTTTCTCGGCCAAGCTTGACAACTGCATCAAGCCCGTGCTCATCCCTCCAACCGCTAATAGCTAA
- a CDS encoding T9SS type A sorting domain-containing protein: MKHLLLLLLAGLLLPAAAWAQGTPAPAATPAAAPVPESAQEAILPSGVVAAPAKAAATAPVVNASRIAPAPETPAANPNAIKIKAEAAAGHLTVKTDNPGPTRVEVTDVGGRPVITHTMMNGQTAAVLNVSQLPAGAYIVHCTAYEKTGTRRVMIGQ, encoded by the coding sequence ATGAAACATCTATTACTCCTTCTACTCGCTGGCCTGCTGCTGCCGGCCGCCGCTTGGGCTCAGGGAACGCCGGCACCTGCTGCCACTCCCGCCGCTGCCCCCGTCCCCGAATCTGCGCAGGAGGCCATCCTGCCCAGCGGCGTAGTGGCTGCTCCGGCTAAAGCCGCTGCTACCGCTCCCGTTGTCAACGCCTCGCGCATCGCACCTGCTCCCGAGACGCCCGCAGCTAACCCCAACGCCATCAAGATAAAGGCCGAAGCTGCGGCGGGCCACCTCACGGTGAAGACTGATAACCCCGGCCCTACCCGCGTGGAAGTAACCGACGTGGGCGGCCGGCCCGTGATTACTCACACCATGATGAACGGCCAGACCGCCGCGGTGCTCAACGTGAGCCAGCTACCGGCTGGCGCCTACATCGTGCATTGCACCGCCTACGAAAAAACCGGTACCCGCCGGGTTATGATTGGGCAATAG
- a CDS encoding VOC family protein, whose amino-acid sequence MNQRLAHVTLLVRNYDEAIAFYTNVLGFALAADQDMGEGKRWVVVAPPGPAGCGLLLAEAKTDEEKRGVGQQGAGRVWLFLHTEDFWRDYPALQARGLRFLETPRSEAYGHVAVFEDLYGNKWDLLEPLG is encoded by the coding sequence ATGAACCAACGCCTAGCCCACGTTACCCTCCTCGTGCGCAACTACGATGAGGCCATTGCCTTCTACACTAACGTACTGGGCTTTGCCCTGGCCGCTGACCAGGATATGGGTGAGGGCAAGCGCTGGGTGGTGGTAGCGCCGCCCGGCCCCGCCGGCTGTGGCCTGCTGCTGGCCGAAGCCAAAACCGACGAGGAAAAGCGCGGCGTAGGGCAGCAAGGGGCCGGCCGCGTCTGGCTGTTTCTGCACACCGAAGACTTCTGGCGCGACTATCCCGCACTGCAGGCCCGTGGCCTCCGCTTCCTCGAAACGCCCCGCAGCGAAGCCTATGGCCACGTCGCCGTCTTCGAAGACCTGTACGGCAATAAGTGGGACCTGCTCGAGCCCTTGGGCTAA